A stretch of Arachis hypogaea cultivar Tifrunner chromosome 15, arahy.Tifrunner.gnm2.J5K5, whole genome shotgun sequence DNA encodes these proteins:
- the LOC112747039 gene encoding uncharacterized protein, with amino-acid sequence MLGRAWKDTRSHLYHYFYKADRTLEENIRRRPPGITADHWRWFLDYRNSEDTKEKCKKNAENRSKQLYTHTGGSKSLARLEEEESERLGRPVSRGELFVLTHKRPNGSYLHDAARAIGEKIAEIEQHDESSRLLSQNDSLAQALGKEHPGRVRGMGIGPTTSQVFGTNSSQSSIGTQREETQRVLLELQAELAAEKLKRKAMESALMCLVRGQGGELPPNVAAWMNSLEGQSRE; translated from the exons ATGCTAGGAAGGGCTTGGAAGGATACGAGGAGCCATTTGTATCATTACTTTTACAAAGCAGATCGGACCCTTGAAGAAAATATTAGACGCCGTCCACCGGGAATTACTGCGGATCATTGGAGATGGTTCCTCGATTATCGCAACAGTGAAGACACAAag GAGAAGTGTAAGAAAAATGCTGAGAATCGATCGAAGCAGTTATACACTCATACTGGCGGATCGAAAAGCTTGGCAAGGCTCGAAGAAGAAGAG TCAGAACGACTGGGGCGTCCAGTTAGTAGGGGGGAGTTGTTTGTCTTAACACACAAACGACCTAATGGATCCTATCTCCATGATGCAGCTCGGGCTATTGGT GAAAAAATTGCGGAGATTGAGCAACATGATGAATCGTCTAGACTGTTATCTCAGAATGATTCACTTGCTCAAGCTCTTGGAAAGGAGCACCCAGGTAGAGTGCGTGGCATGGGAATCGGACCGACTACTAGTCAAGTGTTCGGTACGAACTCATCTCAATCGAGCATTGGAACTCAAAGGGAGGAGACCCAAAGGGTGTTGCTTGAACTGCAAGCAGAGCTGGCGGCTGAGAAATTAAAAAGGAAGGCAATGGAGAGTGCTCTTATGTGTCTAGTTCGAGGGCAAGGTGGGGAGCTGCCACCAAACGTGGCTGCATGGATGAATTCATTGGAGGGACAGAGTAGAGAGTAG